The proteins below are encoded in one region of Streptomyces sp. NBC_00490:
- a CDS encoding phosphoribosylanthranilate isomerase, protein MSENSRETLFIKICGLQTERDVDTAVEAGADAIGFVFSRSPRRVDAATAARLGRRVPEHVLTVGVFREEPLDFVRAMADESGLGAVQLHGPEDHAYYAALATGDWTLIRAAAFGDSVPRVGEYGEDMLLLDAPVPGSGIAWDWSSKPLAAPGEKWLLAGGLTPDNVRVAVEATSPWGVDVSSGVEHARGVKDPALITAFIKSARPPA, encoded by the coding sequence GTGAGCGAGAACTCCAGGGAAACCCTGTTCATCAAGATCTGCGGACTGCAGACCGAGCGGGACGTCGACACGGCCGTCGAGGCCGGCGCCGACGCCATCGGCTTCGTCTTCTCCCGGAGCCCGCGCCGCGTCGACGCCGCCACGGCCGCCCGGCTCGGCCGCCGGGTGCCCGAGCACGTCCTGACGGTCGGCGTCTTCCGGGAGGAGCCCCTGGACTTCGTACGCGCCATGGCCGACGAGTCCGGCCTCGGGGCCGTCCAGCTGCACGGCCCCGAGGACCACGCGTACTACGCCGCCCTCGCCACCGGCGACTGGACCCTGATCCGCGCCGCGGCCTTCGGCGACTCCGTGCCCCGCGTCGGTGAGTACGGCGAGGACATGCTCCTGCTCGACGCCCCCGTCCCCGGCTCCGGCATCGCCTGGGACTGGTCCAGCAAGCCCCTCGCCGCCCCCGGCGAGAAGTGGCTCCTCGCCGGCGGACTCACCCCCGACAACGTCCGGGTGGCCGTCGAGGCGACCAGCCCCTGGGGCGTCGACGTCTCCAGCGGAGTGGAACACGCCCGCGGCGTAAAGGACCCCGCCCTGATCACAGCCTTCATCAAGTCAGCCCGCCCCCCGGCCTGA
- a CDS encoding MarR family winged helix-turn-helix transcriptional regulator, translated as MDERVEISTAKEAAGDELVLAFGRLQGAANRLEYILGRALEVECGISHLMFEVLLILGRAGEPGLSMRAIAQEQVLTTGGATRLVDRMEAAGLVERAEDPGDRRGRLVRLTPRGEETTVAAARVHVENIRRYFVAPLPAEDRDRFAEDLRILSHAARDTLPRLP; from the coding sequence GTGGACGAGCGGGTGGAGATCTCGACGGCGAAGGAGGCCGCGGGCGATGAGCTGGTGCTCGCCTTCGGGCGGCTTCAGGGCGCGGCGAACCGGCTGGAGTACATCCTGGGGCGGGCCCTGGAGGTGGAGTGCGGTATCAGCCACCTCATGTTCGAGGTGCTGCTCATCCTGGGCCGGGCGGGCGAGCCGGGGCTCTCGATGCGGGCCATCGCGCAGGAGCAGGTGCTGACGACCGGCGGCGCCACGCGGCTGGTGGACCGTATGGAGGCGGCGGGTCTGGTCGAGCGGGCCGAGGATCCCGGTGACCGGCGCGGGCGTCTGGTGCGGCTGACGCCCCGGGGCGAGGAGACCACGGTCGCCGCCGCGCGGGTGCACGTGGAGAACATCCGCCGCTATTTCGTGGCCCCTCTCCCGGCCGAGGACCGCGACCGCTTCGCGGAGGACCTGCGCATCCTGAGCCACGCGGCCCGGGACACCCTCCCCCGCCTGCCCTGA